The following proteins are encoded in a genomic region of Nicotiana sylvestris chromosome 4, ASM39365v2, whole genome shotgun sequence:
- the LOC138889424 gene encoding uncharacterized protein, protein MAEELKKLTSSVQGVEGGKGIEGLNYEDLCVQQDVELPEGYKPPKFKMFDGTGDPKVHLRTYCDKLVGVKKDERIQMKFFMRSLTKDALSWYISQNPKKWANWVSMASDFIDRFRFNMENAPDVFYIQNLKKKPTETFLEYAIRWRSEAAKVILALDEEQMKKFFVRAHDPQYYERLMVIENHKFSDIIKLGERIEEGIKNGMVINFEAVQDTNKALQSDGISKKKIVGALAYYHSPQTRPNYKKPRPNFDHKPPRQYTAIAEPIHQLYERLKAAGYVTPIPAVAMENSSQLAKEVSPNVRSNPLPDHRGVGINMIETDEEWDLEGSIGLIKEGNNAKKPTVTLNPIVVQVQPLVKVEVTASVPFEVEVTPPAATSVPFEVEVVTPFTVIVAIMPPFKSNAIPWDYVVEARRKEKPMMEESGAAQGMTRIERIYTPKNLRGSSKEVSTK, encoded by the exons atggccgaggagctcaagaagttgacaagtagcgttcagggtgttgaaggaggtaaagggatagaaggtttgaactacgaGGATTTATGCGTACAACAAGATGTGGAACtaccggagggttacaaacctcccaagttcaaaatgtttgatggaacaggcgatcccaaggttcatctgagaacttattgtgacaagctcgtgggggtcaaaaaagatgaaaggattcaAATGAAgttcttcatgagaagtcttaccaAAGATGCCCTGTCTTGGTACATAAGCCAGAATCCTAAGAAATGggccaattgggtgagcatggcatccgactttatAGATCGGTTCAGGTTTAATATGGAGAATGCCccagatgtcttctatatccagaacctaaagaagaagccaactgagacTTTCCTCGAGTATGCTATTcgatggaggtcagaagcagccaaggtcataCTAGCATTAGACGAGGAACAAATGAAGaagttctttgtcagggcacatgacccacaatattatgaaaggctaatggttattgagaatcataagttctccgatatcatcaaactcggggaaaggattgaagagggtattAAAAACGGGATGGTGATAAATTTTGAGGCAGTGCAGGATacgaacaaagcattgcaatcagatggaatatcaaagaagaaaatagtaggggca ctAGCTTACTATCATTCACCTCAAACTCGTCCAAATTACAAgaaaccccgacctaattttgatcacaaaccacccagacaatacaccgccattgctgaacccatccaCCAACTATACGAAAGATTGaaggctgctggttatgtcacccctattcccGCTGTGGCAATGGAGAATTCATCTCAATTG GCGAAGGAAGTTTCACCCAACGTCCGCAGTAATCCTCTTCCAGATCATAGGGGCGTAGGGATCAACATGATAGAAACTGATGAGGAGTGGGACCTTGAGGGATCAATTGGACTTATCAAAGAGGGAAACAATGCTAAGAAGCCCACAGTCACGCTCAATCCTATTGTGGTCCAGGTACAGCCGCTAGTTAAGGTTGAGGTAAccgcatcagttccatttgaggtagaagtaacaCCACCTGCAGCCACATCTGtcccatttgaggtagaagtggtaacacctttcacagtgatagTAGCAATCATGCCTCCTTTCAAGTCCaacgccataccttgggattacgttgtcGAAGCTAGGCGAAAGGAAAAACCAATGATGGAAGAATCTGGTGCCGCACAGGGAATGACCAGAATTGAAAGGATCTATACGCCTAAAAATTTGAGAGGATCAAGCAAGGAGGTTTCTACCAAATAA